Sequence from the Notolabrus celidotus isolate fNotCel1 chromosome 14, fNotCel1.pri, whole genome shotgun sequence genome:
GAGTACCGGTGGAAGCTACTGGCTGTGTAGTCCTTGTTGAATGCAACTcgatttttttaaaggtacagccTGTACACATCTGCGGAATTACGATCGAAGTGTTATTGTAGTTGTAGTTTTATCTCGTCTAGGCTATGAAGTAGATTGTATTCATGTTAATCTAGTTTATTTAAGTAATGATAGCTCGCAAGCTAGGCTAACAGGTTTTGTTCGTTTCATGTAGTATTTACAGCTTATACTTTAAGAAGGTAGTGTGTGTTACATTATCACCCTCATGCTTAGGCTAATcaactaaataaacaacttaCACTTGTCTTGTGTTAGGTTTCGTCATGTCGAAGCAGCCGCTGGGGAAGACTCTGTTGAGGAATGTAATCCGTCACACTGATGCCCATAACAAGGTGAGTTTGAATCCATGTAAGAGTGACATCCAGGAAACATACTTATTCTTCTCGTGGCTTATTAGATACATCTATCTGAATCCGATCAAACTAACATAACAGccatgaagaaaataaaactgtgaTAGAGAGATATTGACTCAGGGATTGTACTGACGTTTTGTGTATAACCAATGAGTAAGTCAGatgtatttatagagcacctctcaagaacagaggtcacaaggtgctctACAACAACCAGAGATCTAAATCAACTTTTTTGATCACCAGCCAATGTGGCTGGTAAGTTTCTGAAGTtaccagccaatcagaatttCAACTAGCCAAATTTTCTTCCATGCAAAAAGTCAGATTATTGGAGCCACTGAATTAATTTGATAATTTCACTAACTAAAGCTTTATATGAATCTCATGTTGAAGTTGGGAATGTGTATCCAATTAAAATgattacaataaaatgaaagttAAGTACATACAAAAATTATCCTAACATTTCATTACTCATTAACCCTTACATACTATTCAGGGTCTAATTTGACCAATTTTTtgtacataaaaagaaaaaaaacattaaaatggtTCTTTTTAGTTAGAAATTTGACAATGTATCTTAATATGATCCTGAATATACAAAAATGGAAATATTTTACAACTTTCTTCATGGTTTAGTGCAGATACTGCACAACATTAGAAATAGAAATCATGCTCCCGTGCCCCACAAAACAGATGGTGAAGTGCCTCATTTATCACCAGCCAAGCAGGCTAGTGAGTTATTTTTAATACCCGCCAAAATGAATTTTCACCCGCATTTGGCGGGTGTTAATTTAGAGCCCtgacaacaacaatagaaaaaaataaaaggcaaaagagCGAttgcaaataataaaaaaaaaacattacataaaaacagactgattaaatggcaagtctaaacagataggtattcaactgctttttgaacctgtcaacaatgtccacagttctcagttccacagggagactgttccagagtttaggaccaacaacctggaaagcacagtcccctttagtttttaacctggtaagaggcacaaccaataaatcctgatcagaggacctcagagtcctgctggagttataaggcttcaCCAGCTCCCTGAtatagactggagcctgaccattgagtgctctgtacacaacaacgagaattttaaactggatcctacatttaactggaagccagtgcaaagataCGAGGATTGGTGTAACATGAGACCTTTTTGATGATTTGGTCAACAgcttagcagcagcattttggaccacttgtaggcAGTTCAGGGATGAATTGCTAAGACATGAGAagagagaattacaataatccagatgacacaaaagcatgaataatcATTTTCAGCTAAGCTGTGGACACAAAGGATGATCTGGCATCAGAGGTAACTAATAGACACATCACACTAAGATAGACACATTTCCATGCATAACATCATACTTATTTGATTCCTTGGGCTAATAGCAGCAGTACACCAGTACTGATATTGCATGAGGCAATCTGAAAATAACCCAcagacaattaaaaaaaaagtatgaatcCATAATATTGCTAATGATTTCCTCAATGAAGCGAGTAATTGTTTCCCAAAATGTTAGAGGATTGTGACAGCTTCTGTTGTATGTTAAtttatagatttttgtttttttctaatctAGATTTTGCATGAAAAAATAACTAAGAATGCAAATGCACTAATCATCATCTCCTAAAGCCCTATGTGACattatgttttactttttttggtCTCAAATGAAGAAATACTGCAATTCCTCACATTTGAGAGGCTGGTACTCAGTCACATGTGTcatttattcaaaataaaacagtgaaaatgaaaGCTACATTTTTGTTTGACTCTGAGAGTTGTACTTTAGTGTTATCAGCCTGTGTTTGGgtctattttttaaagtaggGATCCACTAACAGGTACTAACTTCGGGTTTCTTGGAACTTCTTATAATTCTCCTAACAGTTACACAATGACTAAATGTTCCAGCTCATGGCCTGATACTGGTCTGATACCAAATCCTCCTGTAGTTACAGAAAGACTGAATCAGATGTGTATCGCTAACAGAAGTTAGCAACACTTTGGGCAGGGTCACAATCATATTTGCaggattttattaatttatccaAAAGCTGATGGAATGAATATAACTCCTCTAAGTATCTGAATACTGACTGCCTGGAGAAAAGGATTAAAACAGGATATGTTGGTGTGAGTCAGAGTATTAGTGTTTGTGCACTCTTTAATGTACTTACTTTTGTTGACCCACTTCAGAtccaggaggagatggagatgtGGAAAATGAGAGGCTGGGAGACCCAGACGTCCCGTCCCAAGCATTTGCCGGATACAGAGCGTGTGAGGTAAGAAAGGTGAATGTTTAAATCCCAGTTTAATTTAAGCCCTGTGAACAGAAGTGACACCGAAGCTCATTTGGGAGTATGTTTCATTATGTAGCTCTCAGTTTAGAGAGCTGTTATTGTGAAATATGTCACTGCATGGTCTAATGCTGATGGTTGTTCTTTTCCAGGGGAAGATTGCACTATGATCGAGTGCCAGATCAACGTAGAGACATAGGTGGAAGTGGAGAGCGAGCATCAGAACATGATGACAGAGAGGCTCGGTACTGGACCCGCAAACTGTACGAGTTTGAGTCAAAAGATCCTGAAAGGTTAGAGATGAGAGATGAAGATGAAAATGATGAAAGCTAATTTGTTtccttatttgtattttaattactttttcaTAAGGGACAGGGTAAAATCAACACTAATACATTGTGTGGCGTCAGAAAGGATTGAAAAGCTTCATGTTGTGTCTTCACATCACAGGTGGGGACACAGTGGCTTCAAGGAGCTTTATCCAGAAGAGTTTGACAGTGATTGGTGAGTCTAATACCACTGCCACATTTAAGCTAGAGATTAGATTTGCGTTGTACATGCTGATCAGATTGAAAACGAGTTAATTCAGATTTATCCCTTTACTGATATCAATTTTGGGGCTAATAGgaataaaatatatcaaacaATATTCTTAAAGTTCATACATGAAAGAAAAGATATTGTGTCTTTTAGTCTTATGTGAAGGTCCTGCTTCCAAAAGAGTGTCAGATTTATAATAAGTGTTCATGTCCACTTATAACTGACCCAATTTGGTGCTAACTAATATCAGAGTGcatgacaaataaacaacaattcACAGTATTTAAATCCTCTTAACATGCTCTGTAATCATACGCATCTAAAAGATTGTCTTGCAGTATTTTTCTTGATACCcctatgaggagttttcagctggttatgaaatgAAGACGATGCCTTTTTTTACCTACAAAAACAATTAAGACCATCAGCACCTAAATTGGCAATTTCTatgaaatcatttaaaaaatctgtaaatGCTGTGAAAGGTCAGACTAGAACTTTGACACCAAGCTGAAGAAAcaggcatttttttttcttactgcagagaaaatattgATACAGACACATTTGGCtgtttaaaaagtcagaaaGCAGTACTTATACACTACAGGACCAAATCAGTGAAGATATAAAATGTATCACTTTTACCACAGAAGGTGCCACAATCAACATCCACTACCATTCAAAAGTTTTTGttgtggtttttatttattttaattattttcaacattgtagattaatactgaagacatcaaaactatgaaataacctggttttgccataatatggattacaacagtagtcaaatagggctatccattgtgtgctaaccctacttCTGAAccacacaactgatggtctcaaacacattaagaaggcaagaaattctacaaattaactcttgacaaggctcatgttaattagaaaccattccaggagaccacttcatgaagcagactgagagaataccatgagggtgcaaagctgtcatgaagaaaaaagggggctactttacagaatctgaaatataaaatatattctggtttgtttaacatttttttgttaataaaataattccatatgtgttctttcatagttgcgatgtctttggtattaatctacagtgtttcaaataattaaaataaatacaaacccttgaatgagaaggtgtttccaaacttttgaccagCAGTGTAGACAGAAAGTtcatcagaggagctttaatgctttaaatacaattctGCAAACCAAAGTTGAGATGACTGACAACAAAGTAAagggttgttttatttttaatgcaagAAAGTTTCTCCTAAGCCTCAAGCCTGTAATCTAATTTTATAGTGTAAAATTGTTGGTTTGCTCCTTTAAAGCATAACGTTGAGCATTAATCCCTCAAAATGTTCGGTCAAGCCTTAATGCAtttgtctttattgttttttttatacagtgaaaaaaacagtgccaaAAAAAAGATTGGGCATCACAAAATGAAAAGGTCCAAGTCTGACACGAGCCTATCGAAGCGATCATCAAAGAAATCCTCccgaaagaagaaaaagaagaagaaaaagaaagaagacgaGGCAAAGCGCAAGAAAGCAGAAAGCTCCAGCAGCAGTGACGATAAAGACAAGCTGCGAAGGAAAAAGAGTAAAAGTCgccataaagacaaaaaaactgccaaaaagagagtgagagatgaaGACAGCAGCTCAGGGGAAAGTGATGACGAAGAAGAAAGTGAGAGACGGACTCACAGCCGTAAAAAGCGAAAGCACAAAGACTCAGACTCAGGGCCATACTctcaaaagaagaggaaaaactggaaaGCAGGTGTGGACAGCCAGACCGATAGCTCTGCAGACTAAGATTCACAGATGTGGACGAACACACAGCTCAGGGAAAGACCAGGAAAGTACAGCAGATTCTTTTGTTCCCCTTCCCATCACAGAGGGCTTCTCCCTGCAGGGCCGTTCTTTTTCGTAGTGTTAGACATCAACACACCTGAGCTGTCGGCTCTTTCTGTGGGCGTTCTGTGCAGCGATAGCTCATCCACTCCTGCTGTAGCTTGAAGCATGGCAGTGCAGACAGCTTCAAGAGGGATGGTGGGGTATCCAGCACCTGGCCCAGGAAGAATCCTGTCGGCTGCAGGCTCATTGATTGATCCTTGACTCAGACTGTCTGTATCATGAGGAGACCCTCATGTCCTTAATTGACTGCTGCTTTTTTTGTAAGACATATTTTTTATGGAAAAAGACAACTTATGCAACTTCTCTCATAAATGATTCCCTCTTATGATTGAATgaacatctgtttttattagttttttagTTTTGTAAATTTTAATACTTGTATCCAGCACATTGTGAtagttgaaaaataaacatctatgtttgtgtttttgtacataATTTAGTTATTTACAAACGGTGAAATGTACTtacttttaaatgaataaatgaaaaaggcCTATTGAAAGTCCAAAACTAAGTGAGTTTTTCAATCAAGTTCTTCTGACTGCTTTGCAGAAAGCTTAATCTAGTTTAGGGAATGTAGAAAATAATAACGCAGGAAAGCGGGTGAAAATACTGAAAGGGTGGTGGGACTTTTTAATGAATTACTTACCTGAGGATAATCTGACATTCAAAGATTTATAAGGGTTTATATTTGTAGTTCAAATTTAAAACTCCATACAGATATCATAGTTTAGTTAGGGTACACTTCAGGGATGGGAACTTCAAGCAAAAATAGTCCAaatgggcgctggtggccttgcAGTCTAAGTGCCCTACATGTAGAgtctatagtcctcgttgcagaggtcaccggttcgactcccggctggttgaccatttactgcatgtcttcccccactctctgctccccacatttcctatctctcttcaggtgtcctgacaataaagagaaaaaaaagccaaaaaatataacttaaatttttattaaaaatactGTCCAATAGTCACTGGGAACTATTCCGAGATTGAACGAATAGTGGTGGTTTAGTGGGGCTACATTAGCAgtgctagcaccaccagccttcagtcctctttgtaggttaatgtccacatacCTCTACTGGTCATGCATTGCTCCAATCAAGTGGCTATATGAATTTAACGAGACACAACATACATAaaactttatcttcattttctagatcaaaatccCGCCTAATCACACCTTTCTGTAAGATGCGATCTatcttctgtgcttgtttagATCCGGGTTGTAGAGCATTCTAGCATTAGGGATTATGGCAGCTGCAGTTATCTGCTGGAGCTGCAGCTTCAGCTAGTTGCTGAAGGCTTAGATACAACATATAACCCGTGTTGCGTGCCTAcagtaatacaaaaataattaatttaaccGATTAGCAAGAGTGACAACGTTTAATTGATTTATCGACTAGACGTGACCATCCCTCAGTTCTGATGGTCACTTTgtgtagcagcctctactatCACTGTGTGAATGTGACTTACTGTAAGCGCTTTGCGTGGTTTCAGGACTAGAAACATGCTACCACGTCATGGTAAGTGTAGATCTTTTCCCATTTGAATCATAGGCCTCAATAGTTCAAAATGATACAAGCACATCAATGAGCCGCTCTGGTGGTCAGTgtcacacttaaaaaaacagaacagagaatATCACAGGTCTTATCTTTTCATAGATACTAATCTACCACACATCTTAAAACCGACTGTGTGTAATGTGCAGTTTCCCACTACCTGTTTAGATAATATTCCCATGTTCAGAGTGAATTACAGCTATGTAATGAGCTGGCAGAGTAAATCTGGATAAGCAAGTTAATAATTCATATTTCAATACCTGGAAATAACCTCAGGCAAAAGAGAGATTACATTTCTGATTCGAGATATTATGATTTATGTTATATGTATTTTAAACTTTCAGGCTGTGTAAATAAATATGGAAGGTAGGCCATCATGGATCAAAGACTCCTTTAAGTCCAATCCTTGCTTGAACATGGAGTCTCACTATAAAAGGAAACACCTTAATAAGCTGATATTCATGATCAAAGGGAT
This genomic interval carries:
- the nkapd1 gene encoding uncharacterized protein NKAPD1 isoform X2, encoding MSKQPLGKTLLRNVIRHTDAHNKIQEEMEMWKMRGWETQTSRPKHLPDTERVRGRLHYDRVPDQRRDIGGSGERASEHDDREARYWTRKLYEFESKDPERWGHSGFKELYPEEFDSDCEKNSAKKKIGHHKMKRSKSDTSLSKRSSKKSSRKKKKKKKKKEDEAKRKKAESSSSSDDKDKLRRKKSKSRHKDKKTAKKRVRDEDSSSGESDDEEESERRTHSRKKRKHKDSDSGPYSQKKRKNWKAGVDSQTDSSAD
- the nkapd1 gene encoding uncharacterized protein NKAPD1 isoform X1, with the translated sequence MQLDFFKGFVMSKQPLGKTLLRNVIRHTDAHNKIQEEMEMWKMRGWETQTSRPKHLPDTERVRGRLHYDRVPDQRRDIGGSGERASEHDDREARYWTRKLYEFESKDPERWGHSGFKELYPEEFDSDCEKNSAKKKIGHHKMKRSKSDTSLSKRSSKKSSRKKKKKKKKKEDEAKRKKAESSSSSDDKDKLRRKKSKSRHKDKKTAKKRVRDEDSSSGESDDEEESERRTHSRKKRKHKDSDSGPYSQKKRKNWKAGVDSQTDSSAD